CAACTAGAAATGACCCTAAGGGACGGATTAATGGATAATCGACTAGCGTTTATCGGTTTCTTCTGGAATCGCCGTAATGATGACTCGTCTTCGAACCCACCAGTAGGCAAGAAATGTTGCATTAATTGTGGAGATAATGAGAATTAATACCGACCAAAGGAGCAACTTAGACTCAAGGCCAAAAGCAAAACTGAAAATCGTTGCTAAGGTATTTGGCACAAGGACTGCCGTCCCCAGAATTGTTAACCAAGTCATGACGAGTGCCATACGATTATTCAAGATCTGCAGCTGATTGTTATACAATGATTGCAGGACTTCGAGCCCCGACGCAAGGACTTCGGACATGTGCTCACTCAATTCGATCTGTCGGTTGACTTCGTCCGCGAGCAATCCAATTTTTGATAAAACTTTAGGATTATCTGTCACGAGATCTGCATCGCCATAACGCAGCGAATGAAGAACATCCAACGTTCTCCACAATGTGTTTAGATAGGTGATGAGCGCATGTTTAATCTCATAGATCTGGCGTCCGATGGTCATTCTAGGTGATTTCGGATCGACAAGCGTCTCACTCAATTTGTCACCGAGTTCCTCTATTTCCCTTAAATGCTCAAAGTTCCTCGAATTGCTTTCGTCGATAATCCGAATGAGCATCAGTGTGAGCTTGTCCTGAGGCGATGCAGATTCTGGCAGTTTTCTTAAGAAACCATCTGCATAACGTGCAAAAACAACGAGCCTGGCGACTTCCTTACTGTGCATCGTCACGATGAGCCCATCTCTTATGAGAATAATGAGGGGATATACTTTCAGTTCGAGACCTTCTGCTCTGACCGCAGGGAGCATGATACCCATCTCTGTTCCGTGGTCTTCGAAAGTTGCATAGTAGCCTGAAAGGAGCGTTTGAACCAACGAATCGGTGAATCCGAATTTTACAGCGATCTCATTTCCTTCGTGCCGCAGGTCATCTGTTGCAAAGTTTACCCACGAAAGCACCGACGTACGGATTATTGAAATAAAATCATCCGGCGATGATCCAGCGAACTTAACAGTTTTTCCTGGTGAAACGAGCGCGACACAGATCCCTTTCGGCTTCTCATTCGAATAATTGGTGCCACCGCTGACCGAAGCGTTATTTTGTGCATGTACTGAATCGTTCATCGATCCACTCGCCTGTATTTCGGATTATATCGATCCTGATATTCTGGATCTCACCACGATTGCTTGCGCGAAAATCGATAACGGAGAACAATACACCAACCTAAAAGGCTTCTGGTCTTGCCGAAGATTATAAGTGATAACGCTGGGTGATGAAAGATTACATGGAGGAAACGAATCGGAAGCTGAAGGAATCCCATATCTAACTGAAGCCTGAAAATAGAGCGGATGAAAATAAAATAAAAAGACAAACAAATTACCGTTGGATGTCGAATCATCGAAGGATTATCAAAGTTGGAGCCTTTTGTGGATTAATGGGTGCGATCATCTTTGCACTCATGTGGATAGTAGCGGCAACGGTCGATTCGAGTTGGGTGCTGGGGGAACAGACGCTCAGCGAACTCGGTGGGGATAGACCTGGTCGGATCTTCTTTAATACTGGCGTTATCCTCGAGGCACTTCTCAGTATCGTTTTTGTTTTTGGATTAAAAAATACACTTAGCAGTGATAATCTTGGGAAAGCAGGTTCTGCCGTCTTTTTCCTTGCTGCTATTTCTCTACTAGCCGTTGGCGTTTTTCCCATCACAACCGGCGTTTATCATACAGTGGCTAGTTACTCATTCTTCGGTCTTTCATTGATTGCGCTAATCATTCTTATCAGACCTCTGCAATCGAGCAGGGCCTTTGGTGCCATTTTTTCAATCATAACGATCGTGGCGATCGTTGTGTCTCTGGGATTCCTGTTTTTCACAAATATTCCAACCGCCGAGGCTGTTGCGGTGATATGCCTCCTGTTCTGGTCCTTAATCGTCTCCGTTAGGATGCTAACAGCAAAAGAATTCTGAAGACT
This region of Methanomassiliicoccales archaeon genomic DNA includes:
- a CDS encoding magnesium transporter CorA; translation: MNDSVHAQNNASVSGGTNYSNEKPKGICVALVSPGKTVKFAGSSPDDFISIIRTSVLSWVNFATDDLRHEGNEIAVKFGFTDSLVQTLLSGYYATFEDHGTEMGIMLPAVRAEGLELKVYPLIILIRDGLIVTMHSKEVARLVVFARYADGFLRKLPESASPQDKLTLMLIRIIDESNSRNFEHLREIEELGDKLSETLVDPKSPRMTIGRQIYEIKHALITYLNTLWRTLDVLHSLRYGDADLVTDNPKVLSKIGLLADEVNRQIELSEHMSEVLASGLEVLQSLYNNQLQILNNRMALVMTWLTILGTAVLVPNTLATIFSFAFGLESKLLLWSVLILIISTINATFLAYWWVRRRVIITAIPEETDKR
- a CDS encoding DUF998 domain-containing protein: MSNHRRIIKVGAFCGLMGAIIFALMWIVAATVDSSWVLGEQTLSELGGDRPGRIFFNTGVILEALLSIVFVFGLKNTLSSDNLGKAGSAVFFLAAISLLAVGVFPITTGVYHTVASYSFFGLSLIALIILIRPLQSSRAFGAIFSIITIVAIVVSLGFLFFTNIPTAEAVAVICLLFWSLIVSVRMLTAKEF